The following nucleotide sequence is from Deinococcus sp. Leaf326.
CGGTAGCCGGTGTGAAGGTCAACGTGACCTCACTCTTCGGCAAGAGGCTGCCTCCGACGGCGGTCAACGCCAGCCCGCCGATGAGGACACCTGCGGCAGCCCTACGCCTCTTGAGCTTGAGCAGAGGCGTCCTGCGCTTGATGACTCCAATACCGCCCAGAGCCAGAAGTGCCATCCCAATCAGTCCGATGATCATTGCCATAACGCGACCTCCTACAGTCAGCTTTGCAGATTGTATTCTGCATAAAGCGTTATGTAGCGCGCCTTACAACCCCCACACGATGCTGGAGGCGATGCCTCGTTCCTCCACGCGGAAAAGTGTTGACCCTGCCTACCTTCAGGCGCTCGGTCAACACATCCGCGAACTCCGCAAAGCGCGTGGCTGGAGTCAGGACGAACTTGCGGAGCAAGCGGACGTTCACCGCACCCACCCCGGCAAGCTCGAAAATGCTGAGATTGGCAACCCTCAGATCGGAACGCTTATGGCGCTGGCAGCAGCCTTCGAGCTGACTTTGCCTGAGCTGCTGACCTTCCCGTTCCCTCCCGCCACGTCAGTGACAGGACACGAGGACCCCCCTCGGCCATAGTTCTGCCCTCAGTGGGTCTCCGCTGCGCGTCCTGGCCGTCCTGGTGAGGGTTCCGGCAGGTCAGTCCTCGCCGTCCTCCTCGTCCAAATCACGGTCTTTGTGGGCCAGTCGCTCCGCTTTGAGCCGGTGCGCTTGCTGGGCGCGGAGTTGATCGAGGTGTTGCTGCACGCTGCGATTCAGACTCCCCTCGTACCGCAAGATCAGATTGAGCGTGGACTCCTGCGGAATAGCCCTCACCGCCTGTATCTCTTGTAGCAACCCCTCGACACGATCCAGGCACTGGAGCAACTCCACTTGCTGCCATCGCAGATCAGCCACAGATTTGCCAGGCTGAGCTATCTGTGGAAGCGCCTCTGCTGCGCCTCTGAACGTGTCCAGATGATCAACCACGCGCGCCTCATCCGGGCGGAAGAGGCCTGCCGCTTCGATAGCGTCACACAGTGCCCGTAGAGACTCCGGCAGGTTGATCGGGGTACGCCCCTGTAAGAGATGGACCTCAGCGGTCAGCGTCTCGATGGTGTTGGGGTAGGCGGCGTGTTCGAGGGCTTCACGGGCCTGGGCTTGCGTACTGGCTTCCTGCCAACCGTAGAGCTTGCGCCGCCGCCAGAGGGCATAGGCGAGAGCGTCTACGAGTTCGTGTTCGAGATAGCCGACGGGCTTAAGGTCGGCCCGGAGATGAGCCAGGTGGGCGTCAAATGCGGGCTGTTCATCGTCGGTCAAGAGACGGGCGCTGATGCCATGCTTGATACCATTGAGTCGTACTTTCAGCTTCCCGGACTCCATCTGCTTCGTCGTGGGAGGATCAGTCATGGTGTTCGCCTCACTGGAGGGAGAGACCAGAAGAGAGAACTTCTGGTCTAAGCAGTACAGATTTTTAAGCGGAAACAGAACGTTTGAAGAAATCCTCGATTATACCGTTGGCGCTGTCTGAATTTCCACGCCGTGCAATCCCCTTAAGGCAAATTCCATTCTCGCTGCGTACTACGACCATAACATAATCCGAGATTCGAGCAATAAAGCGTGGATCGCGGCGTTCCTGACGTGAAAGAGTACGACCAAAAAGTAACTTTGCCTCATTGATGTGAAGAGGTCTCACATAATCCTTTACTTCAGGATTGTCTCTCAAATAT
It contains:
- a CDS encoding helix-turn-helix domain-containing protein, with translation MPRSSTRKSVDPAYLQALGQHIRELRKARGWSQDELAEQADVHRTHPGKLENAEIGNPQIGTLMALAAAFELTLPELLTFPFPPATSVTGHEDPPRP